The nucleotide window ATCGACCATGTCATCACCGCCCACCCCATCCATATAATGATCTCCCCGAAGTAGTTCGGGCATGTCACTAGTTCGTACAATCCCCCTCGCGGAACCGTGTACCGATCGGGATGCTCGCGTTTCAGGCGCAGGATGACCGAGTCCGCCCAACGGTTGATGATATACCCCGCGATAAAGAGCGCCGCCCCTATGATAAAACGCGGGTCGACGAACCATCCCGCGGAATAGCTCTCCCCGGATACCGGCGCGAAAAGCCACCGCCCCTGAAGGTAGGTGTTCAGCATATTGAATATCATCCCGAACAGGACGACCGCCAGCGGCATCTTTTTACTCCGGTTCAGCAGGAACGGATAGATAAAGGCGCGCTCGGCGTAATGGGTCTCCCAGAGGAGGAGGAGCACGACCGGCACGAGGTCATGCCGGGTGCCGGTAATGAAGTAGAACAGCATCATCAACGCCGCCGGGGATTCCATCAGGATCCAGCCGAGACGGTTTCCGAGCGCGGGACCCCATCCGGGACGGACGTAACGGCCGTAGGGCGCGGAGAAGAAGAACAACATGACGAACACGACCGCCCCGATCCCGATAAACCCGTAGGCGATCCCATGA belongs to Brevinematales bacterium and includes:
- a CDS encoding DUF1295 domain-containing protein: MMWYHGIAYGFIGIGAVVFVMLFFFSAPYGRYVRPGWGPALGNRLGWILMESPAALMMLFYFITGTRHDLVPVVLLLLWETHYAERAFIYPFLLNRSKKMPLAVVLFGMIFNMLNTYLQGRWLFAPVSGESYSAGWFVDPRFIIGAALFIAGYIINRWADSVILRLKREHPDRYTVPRGGLYELVTCPNYFGEIIIWMGWAVMTWSIAGWTFLFWTLANLAPRAFSHHKWYKSNFPDYPVKRKALIPFLF